In the genome of Sinobacterium caligoides, one region contains:
- a CDS encoding DUF1294 domain-containing protein, whose protein sequence is MRRPTINHYALVLLPFVLSMIIYDQHSLPLVLYVVMSVCAYVQCWLDKRRAERRQSRLSERSLHFVELLGGWPGALLAQRRFRHKTRKKTYRWVVRAIVLLHALAWGLVLYRLPLFDKLLSYLGSA, encoded by the coding sequence ATGAGGCGGCCGACGATCAACCATTATGCTCTGGTGTTGCTGCCGTTTGTGTTGTCGATGATAATCTATGATCAGCACAGTCTCCCCTTAGTCTTGTATGTTGTGATGAGCGTTTGCGCCTATGTGCAGTGTTGGCTTGATAAGCGCCGGGCGGAGCGTAGGCAGTCTCGGCTCTCTGAGAGGAGCTTGCATTTTGTTGAGTTGTTAGGAGGTTGGCCTGGTGCGCTGCTAGCGCAGCGACGATTTCGCCATAAGACACGTAAGAAAACTTATCGCTGGGTGGTTCGCGCTATCGTTCTGTTACACGCTCTTGCCTGGGGGCTGGTGCTCTATCGTTTGCCCCTATTTGATAAGCTGTTGTCATACTTAGGTTCCGCTTAG
- a CDS encoding FAD-dependent oxidoreductase, translating into MTERKNNDFQFIDVGRQDPEKIAAEDRKQQFAEIYQSFEKVEVENQSHRCLECGNPYCEWKCPVHNYIPNWLKLVSEGNIIEAAELSHQTNSLPEVCGRVCPQDRLCEGACTLNDGFGAVTIGATEKYITDTALAMGWRPDMSKVKPTGKKVAIIGAGPAGIGCADILVRAGVSPVVYDRHPQIGGLLTFGIPEFKLEKEVMERRREVLEGMGVEFVLSTEVGKDVQMSELIEEYDAVFLGMGTYKYMKGGFPGEDLSGVYDALPYLIANVNRNLGFEQSAEDFIGLSGQRVIVLGGGDTAMDCNRTAIRQGAASVQCAYRRDEENMPGSRKEVQNAKEEGVEFLFNRQPIEIVGDGKVEGIKVVSTELGEADENGRRRPVVIEGSEEILPADAVLVAFGFQPNPPTWLADFGVEINSWGGVIAEEQQACKFQTSNPKIFAGGDMVRGSDLVVTAIWEGRQAAEGILDYLEV; encoded by the coding sequence ATGACAGAACGTAAGAACAACGATTTTCAGTTTATTGATGTAGGGCGACAAGACCCTGAAAAAATAGCAGCCGAGGATCGTAAGCAACAGTTTGCCGAAATCTATCAGAGCTTTGAAAAAGTTGAGGTAGAAAATCAGTCGCACCGCTGCTTGGAGTGTGGCAATCCGTACTGTGAGTGGAAGTGCCCAGTACATAACTACATTCCCAACTGGTTAAAGCTGGTTAGCGAGGGCAACATCATTGAGGCGGCGGAGCTGTCGCATCAGACCAATAGCCTACCTGAGGTCTGTGGCCGAGTGTGTCCGCAGGACCGCTTATGTGAAGGCGCCTGTACATTAAATGATGGTTTTGGTGCCGTAACTATCGGTGCGACTGAAAAGTATATTACCGATACCGCGTTGGCGATGGGCTGGCGGCCAGATATGTCGAAGGTCAAGCCGACGGGGAAGAAGGTCGCGATCATCGGTGCTGGCCCGGCGGGTATTGGCTGTGCTGATATTCTTGTGCGTGCCGGTGTCAGCCCTGTCGTCTATGACCGTCATCCGCAAATTGGCGGCCTGCTCACGTTTGGTATTCCCGAGTTTAAGCTCGAGAAAGAGGTGATGGAGCGTCGACGTGAGGTTCTCGAAGGGATGGGTGTTGAATTCGTCTTGAGTACCGAAGTGGGTAAAGACGTACAGATGAGTGAGTTGATCGAAGAATACGACGCGGTATTCCTCGGCATGGGCACCTACAAATATATGAAGGGGGGCTTCCCCGGTGAGGACCTATCGGGTGTCTACGATGCCTTGCCTTACCTGATCGCCAACGTTAATCGTAACCTAGGCTTCGAGCAGTCGGCAGAAGACTTCATCGGTTTGAGTGGTCAGCGTGTTATTGTCCTCGGTGGTGGTGATACCGCTATGGACTGTAATCGAACCGCTATTCGCCAGGGGGCTGCGAGTGTGCAGTGTGCCTATCGTCGTGACGAGGAGAATATGCCTGGCTCGCGTAAAGAGGTGCAAAACGCCAAGGAAGAGGGCGTCGAATTCCTATTTAATCGTCAGCCGATTGAGATTGTCGGTGACGGAAAGGTGGAGGGAATTAAGGTTGTCTCAACAGAGTTGGGTGAGGCGGATGAGAATGGTCGTCGTCGTCCTGTGGTGATTGAGGGTAGCGAGGAGATCTTGCCTGCTGATGCTGTGCTGGTCGCTTTTGGCTTCCAGCCGAACCCGCCGACATGGTTGGCCGACTTCGGTGTCGAGATAAACAGCTGGGGCGGCGTGATCGCGGAAGAGCAGCAGGCCTGTAAGTTTCAAACGAGCAACCCTAAGATCTTTGCCGGCGGTGACATGGTGCGAGGCTCAGACTTGGTGGTCACGGCTATTTGGGAAGGACGTCAGGCCGCAGAAGGTATTCTCGACTATCTCGAGGTTTAG
- the cysE gene encoding serine O-acetyltransferase, which yields MVSQHDPIWDNILTEAAHEAELEPILASFLHATILNHKSLESALSFHLASKLDSPAAPALLIREVIEQALNNDAALRKAIRADIAAYRQRDSACQSCATPLLYYKGYHALQAHRIAHWLWQQKRKPLALFFQNRISIAFGVDIHPAAKIGYGIMLDHATGIVIGETATVGNNVSIMQSVTLGGTGKDSGDRHPKVADGVLISAGAKILGNIVVGEGAQVAAGSVVLKEVAPHTIVSGIPAKVIGQPSCAEPALTMNHCLDR from the coding sequence ATTGTGAGTCAACACGACCCCATATGGGACAATATCCTGACAGAGGCTGCACACGAGGCGGAGCTTGAGCCCATTCTCGCCAGCTTCCTGCACGCCACCATACTGAATCACAAGAGCCTAGAGTCAGCACTCAGCTTCCATCTAGCCAGCAAGCTCGATAGCCCCGCAGCCCCGGCACTGTTAATACGCGAAGTCATCGAACAAGCGCTTAATAATGATGCCGCTCTTCGCAAGGCCATTCGCGCCGACATTGCCGCCTACCGTCAACGCGATTCTGCCTGCCAATCCTGCGCCACCCCCCTGCTCTACTATAAAGGCTATCACGCCTTACAGGCACACCGTATCGCACACTGGCTGTGGCAGCAGAAGCGCAAGCCATTAGCGTTATTTTTCCAGAACCGTATCTCAATTGCCTTTGGCGTCGACATTCATCCCGCCGCAAAGATCGGCTATGGCATCATGCTCGATCACGCCACCGGCATCGTCATCGGCGAGACAGCAACAGTCGGCAACAACGTCTCGATCATGCAGTCGGTGACTCTCGGCGGCACCGGCAAAGACTCCGGCGACCGGCACCCTAAAGTAGCCGACGGTGTATTGATCTCCGCCGGCGCCAAGATATTGGGCAATATCGTGGTCGGTGAAGGTGCGCAGGTTGCTGCAGGCAGTGTCGTGCTAAAGGAAGTTGCGCCACACACGATCGTGTCAGGCATCCCCGCCAAAGTCATCGGCCAGCCCTCCTGCGCCGAGCCGGCCCTCACCATGAACCACTGCCTAGACCGCTAG
- the putP gene encoding sodium/proline symporter PutP codes for MLASNAAVMLTFFAYLALMLAIGLFAYRRTATPSDYFLGGRALGPWSAALSAGASDMSGWLLLGLPGFAFVAGAESLWLAAGLLLGTYLNWTLVATRLRLYSISLDDALTLPEFLARRFADNSKLMQSISAFFILLFFLFYTSSGLVAGGKLFETVFGLDYNMAVIVGTACVISYTLLGGFLAVAWTDLVQGLLMAAALLIVPIAAMQVAGGGAQVLSDIEANNPQLLNLWTNAQGEALSWVAIASLLGWGLGYFGQPHILVRFAAIKNGAGVARARRIALLWTAACLLGALLVGFVGIVYVDQQLGGEIDDVERIFMLLVSALFHPVIAGILLAAILAAIMSTADSQLLVSSSALAEDFYCHLIKPGANSEEVVKVGRVAVVVLSLIALMLAMNPHSTVLGLVSYAWAGFGAAFGPVVLLSLYWRRMNRLGAVAGIVVGGLTVVFWKQGSGGIFELYEIVPGVVFATVAIVFGSLLGGRPSQSVRAKFDEVKGLLRLQADSVVDSQLG; via the coding sequence ATGCTGGCGAGTAATGCGGCTGTAATGTTGACGTTTTTTGCCTACTTAGCGCTGATGCTTGCTATTGGTCTATTCGCCTATCGCCGCACGGCAACTCCAAGTGATTACTTTCTCGGTGGTCGAGCGCTTGGCCCTTGGTCGGCGGCGCTGTCGGCTGGGGCCTCCGATATGAGTGGCTGGTTGTTGTTGGGGTTACCCGGTTTTGCTTTTGTTGCGGGTGCAGAATCTTTGTGGCTGGCTGCAGGTCTGCTATTGGGAACCTATTTGAATTGGACGTTGGTGGCAACGCGGTTACGCCTTTACAGTATCTCGCTCGATGATGCGCTGACCCTGCCGGAGTTTCTTGCTAGGCGCTTTGCCGATAACTCGAAGCTTATGCAGTCGATTTCTGCTTTCTTCATCTTGTTATTTTTTCTTTTCTATACGAGTTCAGGCCTGGTAGCGGGCGGCAAGTTGTTTGAGACGGTATTCGGTTTAGACTACAACATGGCGGTGATTGTCGGTACCGCCTGTGTCATCTCCTACACGCTGTTGGGTGGTTTCTTGGCTGTGGCATGGACCGATCTAGTGCAGGGTTTACTGATGGCGGCGGCGCTATTGATCGTTCCTATTGCGGCAATGCAGGTTGCAGGTGGTGGGGCTCAGGTGTTGAGCGATATAGAGGCAAATAACCCACAGTTACTGAACCTTTGGACCAATGCTCAAGGGGAGGCGTTGTCATGGGTGGCTATCGCGTCGCTATTGGGTTGGGGGCTCGGTTACTTTGGTCAGCCGCATATATTGGTGCGTTTCGCTGCCATTAAAAACGGTGCCGGCGTAGCGCGTGCACGCCGTATTGCCTTGCTGTGGACGGCGGCTTGTCTGCTGGGCGCACTGCTGGTTGGCTTTGTGGGGATAGTCTATGTAGATCAGCAGTTGGGCGGCGAAATCGATGATGTGGAGCGTATTTTTATGCTGCTGGTGAGCGCTTTATTTCACCCGGTCATTGCCGGAATCTTATTAGCGGCGATTCTCGCGGCGATCATGAGTACGGCTGACTCGCAACTGCTGGTCTCTAGCTCGGCGTTGGCTGAGGATTTCTACTGTCACCTTATAAAGCCTGGAGCAAATTCGGAAGAAGTGGTGAAAGTGGGGCGTGTGGCTGTCGTGGTGTTATCGTTGATCGCGTTGATGTTAGCGATGAACCCGCATTCCACAGTGTTGGGTTTGGTGTCTTATGCCTGGGCGGGTTTTGGTGCGGCCTTTGGACCGGTGGTGCTGCTTAGTTTGTACTGGCGGCGTATGAATCGTTTGGGTGCCGTCGCAGGTATTGTCGTCGGTGGTTTAACCGTGGTGTTCTGGAAGCAGGGCAGTGGGGGGATTTTTGAACTCTATGAGATTGTTCCGGGAGTCGTGTTCGCGACTGTTGCCATCGTTTTCGGGAGTCTGTTAGGCGGGAGGCCGAGTCAGAGTGTGAGGGCAAAGTTTGATGAGGTGAAGGGTTTGCTGCGGTTGCAGGCTGACTCTGTTGTGGACAGTCAGCTGGGGTAG
- the hemE gene encoding uroporphyrinogen decarboxylase — protein sequence MSELKNDRFLRALLREPVDVTPVWMMRQAGRYLPEYRASRGQAGDFMSLCMNPELACEVTLQPLRRYPLDAAILFSDILTIPDAMGLGLYFETGEGPRFRKPVQDAAAVEALEVVDPHADLPYVVDAVKTIRRELNGSVPLIGFSGSPWTLATYMVEGGSSKDFRRAKTMAFNEPEVMHMLLTKLADSVIAYLNAQIEAGAQAVQIFDTWGGALSGRAYQEFSLSYMQKIVNGLIREREGRRVPVILFTKNGGQWLEAMADTGCDALGLDWTTNIAQARQRVGAKVALQGNMDPTMLYASPKRIRQEVETILSEFGTGEGHVFNLGHGITPEVSPENAGVFIEAVHEFSAQYHRG from the coding sequence ATGTCAGAACTTAAAAATGATCGTTTCCTGCGTGCTTTGTTGCGCGAGCCTGTTGATGTGACACCGGTATGGATGATGCGCCAAGCTGGACGCTACTTACCCGAATATCGTGCGTCGCGCGGGCAGGCTGGTGACTTCATGTCGCTGTGCATGAACCCCGAGCTTGCCTGTGAGGTGACGTTGCAGCCGCTGCGTCGCTACCCTCTCGATGCTGCGATCCTGTTTTCTGATATATTGACGATTCCCGACGCAATGGGCTTGGGGCTTTACTTTGAGACGGGCGAAGGGCCACGTTTCCGCAAGCCGGTGCAAGATGCCGCGGCGGTCGAGGCGCTAGAGGTGGTTGATCCACATGCCGATCTACCTTATGTCGTCGATGCGGTGAAGACTATTCGTCGCGAGCTCAATGGCTCGGTGCCGCTGATTGGCTTCTCCGGTAGTCCTTGGACGTTGGCGACTTACATGGTTGAAGGCGGATCTTCGAAAGATTTTCGTCGCGCCAAGACTATGGCCTTTAACGAACCAGAAGTAATGCACATGCTGCTGACTAAGCTAGCGGACTCTGTTATTGCCTACTTGAATGCGCAAATTGAAGCGGGCGCACAGGCGGTACAAATCTTTGATACTTGGGGCGGGGCGCTGAGTGGTCGTGCCTACCAAGAGTTCTCATTGAGTTATATGCAGAAGATTGTCAATGGCTTAATACGTGAGCGTGAAGGTCGCCGGGTGCCGGTGATTCTCTTTACCAAGAACGGCGGGCAGTGGTTGGAGGCAATGGCCGATACAGGTTGTGATGCACTAGGCTTGGATTGGACGACAAATATTGCCCAGGCACGACAGCGTGTTGGTGCGAAAGTGGCCCTACAGGGCAATATGGATCCGACCATGCTCTACGCGTCACCGAAGCGAATTCGTCAAGAGGTTGAGACTATCTTGAGTGAGTTCGGTACTGGTGAGGGTCATGTCTTTAACTTGGGGCACGGCATCACTCCAGAGGTGTCTCCGGAAAATGCCGGTGTCTTTATTGAAGCGGTACACGAGTTCTCTGCGCAGTACCATCGCGGCTAA
- the trmB gene encoding tRNA (guanine(46)-N(7))-methyltransferase TrmB — MATPANSKIVTSNRDKLHENLDKVVRKHLAHPFRKPYAQHSQDAFDAIRQQVEQHSGPIVLDSCCGIGESSHKLAEQHADALVIGIDQSAHRLDKHDTHFLPRDNCLLVRADVVDFWRLALEAGWRPSHHYLLYPNPWPKAHHLQRRWYAHSVFPSLLALGGQLECRSNWPLYLQEFQHSLAVVETRSSIQSLVATSPLTPFERKYSQSGQTIWQLTASLHDDYSDLLG, encoded by the coding sequence ATGGCTACTCCCGCCAACTCCAAGATTGTCACCAGTAATCGCGACAAACTGCATGAAAACCTCGATAAGGTCGTCCGCAAGCACCTCGCCCATCCCTTTCGTAAGCCCTATGCACAACACAGCCAAGATGCCTTTGACGCCATTCGCCAGCAGGTCGAGCAGCACAGCGGCCCCATCGTGCTCGACTCCTGCTGCGGTATTGGTGAAAGCAGCCACAAGCTTGCCGAACAACATGCCGACGCCTTAGTGATTGGGATCGATCAATCCGCGCACCGACTCGATAAGCATGACACGCACTTCCTACCTCGGGATAATTGCTTACTGGTGCGAGCCGATGTCGTCGACTTCTGGCGACTCGCGCTGGAGGCCGGTTGGCGCCCCAGTCACCACTACTTACTCTACCCAAACCCTTGGCCCAAGGCTCATCACTTACAGCGTCGCTGGTATGCACACAGTGTCTTCCCCAGCCTACTTGCTCTCGGTGGGCAACTAGAGTGCCGCAGCAACTGGCCCCTCTACCTGCAGGAGTTCCAGCACAGCCTAGCGGTCGTCGAGACTAGGTCGAGCATTCAATCACTGGTAGCGACCTCGCCGCTCACCCCTTTTGAGCGAAAATACAGCCAGAGCGGACAGACTATCTGGCAGCTCACCGCCTCTCTGCACGATGATTATTCTGATCTTTTAGGGTAG
- the gltB gene encoding glutamate synthase large subunit: MKTGLYTPDEFRDNCGFGLIAHVQGAMSHRLLTTAIESLTCMTHRGGIAADGRTGDGCGLLLRKPDAFLRAVAGVELPEEYAVGQIFLSQDEERAAKARRTLEESLDSQGLRVLAWREVPVDRSYCGPIADASLPRIEQVFVEDAFSRSFYESEVALYTARRLAEKAVDDEDFYICSLCSTVLSYKGLVMPVDLSNFYLDLADERFETSIVVFHQRFSTNTLPRWPLAQPFRYLAHNGEINTIEGNRNWAEARTKLFNTALIPQMEELTPLVNRTGSDSSSLDNMLELLLAGGMDLHRAMRMLVPPAWQNDDNMDDNLKAFYEFNSMHMEPWDGPAGLVMTNGRQAICMLDRNGLRPARWVMTNDGFITIASETGTYDYAPETVIAKGRVGPGEMLSIDTTLGKIEFSDEIDNRLKTAFPYKEWLDGCATRLDENLDHDVDADLLTTAELDPYQKQFGVSFEERDQVLRPVAESAMEAIGSMGDDTPMAVLSLQQRSMFDYFRQKFAQVTNPPIDPLREAIVMSLETCLGSERNVFEDSPLHAKRAILQSPVLLPSVFLAMKKLPEASYKQQVISLLFDPAEKTLEQAVRDIAEQAEQASRDGAVIIVLSDRGIDQGLLPVPAVAATGAAHHRLVRKGLRCGTNIVVETATARDSHHFACLLGFGATAVYPYLAFSVLNDLIATDELLVDMLTARINYRKGIDKGLMKILSKMGISTIASYRGSQLFEAVGLADEITELCFRGVASRIKGATFADLEAELVVLARTAYTERKAIKQGGLLKYVHGEEYHAFNPDVVRTIQDAVQTGSYSTYKQYSKLVNERPAATLRDLLELTAAEPISIDEVEPVSAIVRRFDSAAMSLGALSPEAHEALAQAMNTLGGRSNSGEGGEDAARFGTNKVSKIKQIASGRFGVTPHYLVNAEVLQIKVAQGAKPGEGGQLPGGKVNELIANLRFSVPGVTLISPPPHHDIYSIEDLAQLIYDLKQVNPDALVSVKLVSEPGVGTIAAGVAKAYADLVTISGYDGGTAASPLTSIKYAGSPWELGLSEAQQALRTNGLRGQVRVQTDGGLKTGLDVIKAALLGAESYAFGTTPMVALGCKFLRICHLNNCATGVATQNEQLRDKHYIGTVEMAMNFFTFVAEEVREIMASIGVRSLEELIGRTERLVQVSGHSDKTANLDLSAMLSNAGASDDLPRTCQVAQNDPYDEGALAEQMFDETSTAIAESTGGEFSYHLTNCDRSIGARLSGEIARQHGNYGMAESPLKLSLTGTAGQSWGVWNAAGLHMYLEGDANDYVGKGMAGGKLVVYPPKGSVFEPQNTTIVGNTCLYGATGGRLFAHGQAGERFAVRNSGARAVITGAGDHCCEYMTGGCVTVLGETGHNFGAGMTGGFAYVLDKANNFETKINPELIELVRLSELEHRPYREHLRNVLREYIEDTNSAYAADILNNLDSYITRFWLVKPKAAKLESMLDTLMKRDF, encoded by the coding sequence ATGAAGACAGGTCTTTATACTCCTGACGAGTTCAGAGACAACTGCGGATTTGGACTTATTGCCCACGTACAGGGCGCTATGAGTCACCGCTTATTGACTACCGCAATTGAATCTCTGACCTGCATGACCCACCGTGGTGGCATTGCAGCGGATGGTCGCACCGGTGACGGCTGTGGTCTATTGCTTAGGAAGCCCGATGCATTTTTGCGTGCGGTTGCGGGTGTCGAACTGCCAGAGGAATATGCCGTTGGACAGATTTTCCTCAGCCAAGATGAAGAGAGGGCGGCTAAGGCGCGTCGGACATTAGAAGAGAGCTTGGACAGCCAGGGGTTGCGAGTGTTGGCGTGGCGCGAAGTGCCTGTTGATCGCTCATACTGTGGTCCGATAGCCGATGCCTCGCTTCCTCGAATCGAGCAAGTGTTTGTCGAGGATGCTTTCAGTCGTAGCTTCTACGAATCAGAGGTGGCGCTATATACTGCTCGCCGTCTCGCCGAGAAGGCCGTCGATGACGAAGACTTCTACATTTGTAGCCTGTGTAGCACCGTGCTCTCTTATAAGGGGCTCGTGATGCCGGTGGATCTGTCCAACTTTTATTTGGACTTGGCCGACGAGCGCTTCGAAACCTCTATCGTTGTTTTTCACCAGCGTTTTTCGACTAACACCCTACCGAGGTGGCCGCTGGCTCAGCCATTCCGTTACTTGGCGCACAATGGTGAGATTAACACCATCGAAGGTAACCGTAATTGGGCAGAGGCTCGAACTAAGCTGTTTAACACCGCGTTGATTCCACAGATGGAGGAGTTGACGCCGCTGGTAAACCGCACAGGTTCAGACTCCTCTAGTTTAGACAACATGCTTGAGTTGTTGCTCGCAGGCGGAATGGATTTGCATCGTGCTATGCGTATGCTAGTGCCGCCTGCCTGGCAGAACGATGACAACATGGATGACAACCTCAAGGCATTCTACGAGTTTAACTCGATGCACATGGAGCCTTGGGATGGCCCTGCCGGCCTAGTGATGACTAATGGTCGTCAGGCCATCTGTATGCTGGATCGTAACGGTTTACGGCCTGCACGTTGGGTGATGACTAACGATGGCTTTATCACTATCGCCTCAGAGACCGGCACCTATGATTATGCGCCGGAGACTGTTATTGCTAAAGGGCGTGTCGGGCCGGGTGAGATGCTCTCGATTGATACGACGTTAGGTAAGATTGAGTTTAGCGATGAGATCGATAATCGCCTGAAGACCGCCTTCCCTTATAAGGAATGGTTAGATGGTTGTGCGACACGCCTTGACGAAAACCTCGATCATGATGTCGATGCCGACTTACTCACAACGGCAGAGTTAGACCCATATCAGAAGCAATTTGGTGTCTCCTTCGAGGAGCGTGATCAAGTACTTCGACCAGTAGCGGAGTCGGCGATGGAGGCGATTGGCTCGATGGGGGATGACACTCCCATGGCGGTCTTGTCGTTACAGCAGCGCTCTATGTTTGACTATTTCCGCCAGAAGTTTGCGCAGGTGACCAATCCGCCAATCGACCCGTTGCGCGAAGCCATCGTGATGTCGCTTGAGACCTGCCTTGGTTCTGAACGCAATGTCTTTGAAGATTCTCCGTTGCATGCTAAGCGTGCGATTCTGCAGTCGCCGGTATTGTTGCCATCGGTATTCCTCGCGATGAAGAAGCTTCCGGAGGCGAGTTATAAGCAGCAGGTTATCAGTTTGTTGTTTGATCCCGCGGAGAAGACGCTGGAGCAGGCTGTCAGAGATATTGCAGAGCAGGCGGAGCAGGCTTCACGCGACGGTGCTGTTATTATCGTGTTGAGTGACCGAGGTATTGATCAGGGCTTACTCCCTGTGCCAGCGGTGGCGGCGACGGGTGCAGCGCATCATCGCCTTGTACGTAAAGGTCTACGTTGTGGCACTAATATCGTGGTAGAGACGGCGACTGCACGTGACTCTCATCACTTCGCCTGCCTGTTAGGTTTCGGCGCGACAGCGGTCTACCCCTATCTTGCATTTAGTGTATTGAACGACCTTATTGCTACCGACGAACTATTGGTCGATATGCTGACGGCACGGATAAATTACCGCAAGGGTATCGATAAGGGCTTGATGAAAATCCTTTCGAAGATGGGGATTTCTACTATTGCCTCTTACCGAGGCTCTCAGTTGTTCGAGGCGGTGGGGCTTGCCGATGAGATTACTGAGCTTTGCTTCCGTGGTGTCGCTAGCCGAATTAAGGGGGCGACTTTCGCCGACCTTGAAGCAGAGCTGGTGGTATTGGCTCGTACCGCCTATACCGAACGTAAGGCGATTAAGCAGGGCGGTTTACTTAAATACGTGCATGGCGAGGAGTACCATGCCTTTAACCCCGATGTGGTACGTACTATCCAGGACGCGGTACAGACGGGAAGTTATAGCACCTATAAACAGTACAGCAAACTCGTTAATGAGCGCCCCGCAGCGACGTTGCGCGACCTACTTGAGCTGACAGCTGCAGAGCCGATCAGTATCGATGAGGTTGAGCCGGTGAGTGCAATCGTGCGCCGTTTCGATTCGGCAGCGATGAGTCTGGGTGCCCTGAGCCCGGAGGCGCACGAAGCCCTCGCTCAGGCGATGAATACTCTGGGTGGACGCTCAAACTCTGGCGAGGGTGGTGAGGATGCCGCGCGCTTCGGCACCAATAAGGTGTCAAAGATTAAGCAAATCGCCTCCGGCCGCTTCGGCGTAACTCCACATTACCTCGTGAATGCAGAGGTCCTACAGATTAAAGTCGCCCAGGGAGCGAAGCCCGGCGAAGGTGGCCAGCTTCCGGGCGGTAAAGTGAATGAGTTGATTGCCAACTTGCGCTTCTCGGTGCCTGGGGTAACACTGATTTCACCGCCGCCGCATCACGATATCTACTCAATCGAGGACTTGGCGCAGCTGATCTACGACTTGAAGCAGGTGAACCCTGATGCATTGGTCTCGGTTAAGTTGGTATCTGAGCCCGGTGTTGGCACCATTGCCGCGGGTGTGGCGAAGGCTTATGCCGATCTGGTGACTATTTCTGGCTACGATGGTGGTACTGCGGCGAGCCCGCTCACCTCTATTAAGTATGCCGGATCACCATGGGAGTTGGGCCTTAGTGAGGCACAGCAGGCGTTGCGCACCAACGGTTTACGCGGTCAGGTACGAGTGCAAACCGATGGCGGTTTGAAAACCGGTCTAGATGTCATTAAGGCGGCGCTACTCGGTGCGGAGAGTTATGCCTTCGGTACTACGCCGATGGTCGCATTGGGCTGTAAATTCTTGCGTATCTGTCACCTCAACAACTGTGCGACCGGTGTGGCGACACAGAATGAGCAGCTGCGGGATAAGCACTATATAGGCACCGTCGAGATGGCGATGAACTTCTTTACCTTCGTCGCAGAAGAGGTGCGTGAGATCATGGCCTCTATCGGTGTGCGTAGCTTGGAAGAGTTGATCGGTCGTACCGAGCGTCTCGTGCAAGTGTCGGGACACAGTGACAAGACGGCTAACCTCGATCTATCGGCGATGCTTTCCAACGCTGGCGCCAGCGATGATCTGCCGCGCACCTGTCAGGTCGCGCAGAACGACCCCTATGACGAAGGGGCCTTGGCCGAGCAGATGTTCGATGAGACTAGCACGGCGATCGCTGAGTCGACGGGCGGCGAGTTTAGTTACCACCTGACCAACTGTGATCGCTCTATCGGCGCTCGTCTATCGGGTGAGATCGCGAGACAACACGGTAATTACGGCATGGCAGAAAGCCCGCTGAAACTGAGTTTGACCGGTACTGCCGGTCAGAGTTGGGGCGTGTGGAATGCGGCAGGTTTACACATGTATCTCGAAGGAGATGCTAATGATTATGTCGGTAAAGGCATGGCTGGCGGTAAGCTGGTCGTCTATCCGCCCAAAGGCAGCGTTTTTGAGCCACAGAACACCACCATTGTAGGTAATACTTGTCTCTATGGTGCTACGGGCGGGCGCTTGTTTGCCCACGGTCAAGCGGGTGAGCGTTTTGCTGTGCGTAACTCCGGCGCGCGCGCCGTAATTACCGGTGCGGGCGACCACTGTTGCGAATATATGACGGGTGGTTGCGTCACCGTGCTGGGCGAAACAGGGCATAACTTCGGTGCGGGTATGACTGGTGGTTTTGCTTATGTGCTCGATAAGGCAAACAACTTCGAAACTAAAATCAACCCAGAGTTGATTGAGTTGGTGCGCCTGAGCGAGCTGGAGCATCGCCCCTATCGTGAGCATTTGCGCAATGTATTGAGAGAGTATATCGAAGATACTAACAGCGCCTATGCTGCTGATATCCTCAACAACCTCGATAGTTATATTACCAGGTTCTGGCTGGTGAAGCCGAAGGCGGCAAAGCTAGAGTCCATGCTGGATACCTTGATGAAGCGCGATTTCTAA
- a CDS encoding YacL family protein: MDYSFKKDFYGQYSIELPSEQQAFGPWLTEEIGTNRATLDKIIAATQQLLNKCGWDYHHPGVNLRLTLNREQASIRSGDDLGQDDVEDGMSYCDNLHSADCGLEDFALLIQAWRAFIDG, translated from the coding sequence ATGGATTACAGCTTTAAAAAAGACTTCTATGGCCAATATAGTATCGAACTACCGTCAGAGCAGCAGGCCTTCGGCCCCTGGCTCACTGAAGAGATCGGTACTAACCGTGCGACCCTCGATAAGATTATCGCCGCTACCCAGCAACTACTGAATAAGTGCGGCTGGGATTATCATCACCCCGGCGTTAATTTACGGCTAACCCTCAACAGAGAACAAGCCAGTATTCGCAGCGGTGACGACCTTGGTCAAGACGACGTCGAAGACGGCATGAGCTATTGCGACAACCTACACAGCGCCGACTGCGGCCTGGAGGACTTCGCCCTACTCATCCAAGCATGGCGAGCATTCATCGACGGCTAA